In a genomic window of Primulina huaijiensis isolate GDHJ02 chromosome 10, ASM1229523v2, whole genome shotgun sequence:
- the LOC140986900 gene encoding uncharacterized protein isoform X3: MHPGLLLVDFVPNLNIEEVKSVLCQHRNKFAGQFKDEFVTAVGVPLTEISLNTMESRIQQHLFFAGEVLNIDGVTGGFNFQGLLKSFNYNRISCIIC; the protein is encoded by the exons ATGCATCCAGGGTTACTTCTTGTGGATTTTGTTCCTAATCTCAATATAGAAGAAGTGAAGTCGGTTCTTTGTCAACACAGGAATAAGTTTGCG GGCCAATTCAAGGATGAATTTGTCACCGCTGTAGGTGTTCCATTGACTGAG ATATCACTGAATACCATGGAGAGCAGGATTCAGCAGCATCTGTTCTTTGCGGGGGAG GTGCTGAATATAGATGGTGTAACTGGAGGCTTCAATTTTCAG GGGCTTTTGAAATCCTTCAACTATAATAGAATAAGTTGCATTATTTGTTGA
- the LOC140986900 gene encoding uncharacterized protein isoform X2 yields MHPGLLLVDFVPNLNIEEVKSVLCQHRNKFAGQFKDEFVTAVGVPLTEVPSVAHFPLHEACIKLTFSSAHALYTDITEYHGEQDSAASVLCGGGAEYRWCNWRLQFSGAFEILQL; encoded by the exons ATGCATCCAGGGTTACTTCTTGTGGATTTTGTTCCTAATCTCAATATAGAAGAAGTGAAGTCGGTTCTTTGTCAACACAGGAATAAGTTTGCG GGCCAATTCAAGGATGAATTTGTCACCGCTGTAGGTGTTCCATTGACTGAGGTGCCCTCTGTCGCCCATTTTCCTTTACATGAGGCTTGCATCAAATTGACTTTTAGTAGTGCTCATGCTTTATATACAGATATCACTGAATACCATGGAGAGCAGGATTCAGCAGCATCTGTTCTTTGCGGGGGAG GTGCTGAATATAGATGGTGTAACTGGAGGCTTCAATTTTCAG GGGCTTTTGAAATCCTTCAACTATAA
- the LOC140986900 gene encoding uncharacterized protein isoform X4, giving the protein MHPGLLLVDFVPNLNIEEVKSVLCQHRNKFAGQFKDEFVTAVGVPLTEISLNTMESRIQQHLFFAGEVLNIDGVTGGFNFQNAW; this is encoded by the exons ATGCATCCAGGGTTACTTCTTGTGGATTTTGTTCCTAATCTCAATATAGAAGAAGTGAAGTCGGTTCTTTGTCAACACAGGAATAAGTTTGCG GGCCAATTCAAGGATGAATTTGTCACCGCTGTAGGTGTTCCATTGACTGAG ATATCACTGAATACCATGGAGAGCAGGATTCAGCAGCATCTGTTCTTTGCGGGGGAG GTGCTGAATATAGATGGTGTAACTGGAGGCTTCAATTTTCAG
- the LOC140985935 gene encoding uncharacterized protein, with translation MGYEGGPVVEGCLRLDLFEITVIRNCGRTTLAGSYPRGNKELRGSFFDVNGPMDTMSWFSERRVELKTEEDGRVFPISNSSSTIIDCLMSEAKKRGGRYCTALRQIVTSLILRSGYNLAIQLGHSIVKPVPSLFTFKIDDFRLAELSGITFPTVRAKLKLETVQKSIPEPTQIGPMLVTHWGLSGPVILRLSAWGARELSDSDYKG, from the exons ATGGGCTATGAAGGAGGTCCCGTGGTTGAGGGATGCCTCCGGCTCGACCTCTTCGAAATCACGGTTATCAGGAACTGTGGAAGAACT ACTCTAGCAGGCAGCTATCCTAGAGGCAATAAAGAATTGCGAGGATCATTTTTTGATGTTAATGGTCCAATGGATACCATGTCATGGTTTTCAGAACGTCGAGTTGAACTGAAG ACTGAAGAAGATGGAAGGGTTTTTCCAATCAGTAATAGTTCGTCTACCATTATAGATTGCCTCATGTCTGAAGCAAAGAAAAGAGGTGGTAGGTATTGCACGGCTCTCCGCCAAATAGTAACTAGCTTGATTTTGCGTTCT GGATATAATCTTGCTATTCAACTAGGTCACTCTATTGTCAAACCTGTGCCCAGTTTATTTACCTTCAAGATTGACGATTTTCGGCTGGCAGAATTGTCTGGG ATCACATTTCCAACTGTTAGAGCAAAGTTGAAGTTAGAAACTGTTCAAAAGAGCATCCCAGAACCTACACAG ATTGGCCCAATGTTGGTAACACACTGGGGATTGAGCGGGCCAGTTATTCTTCGGTTATCTGCTTGGGGAGCACGTGAGCTCTCTGATTCAGATTACAAAGGGTAA
- the LOC140986535 gene encoding uncharacterized protein, with product MNRYFDIEFEPLPWHCDMVWADQLTLRNPPAPRRVIDLTRFLANTSEKCFDVKSLIQDDLLCRFRFCKKGVEVEGDIEERIMKSEMLQNMKRRKAEIGVSSKSFTAEAEGKQKKVPMEFDGQPMKKTLKVTASFPTPQGSGKGTHSSSTVPDNRDFEEVEPKASLDHGTSFIAHPSGSKVLNFVRHLVYSEDLAIVKAATDLQAIEAMSFNFMQITSFVSFVSIVLLQRTYIFASQALVWGGEVTDLIYGAREMASSSQKSMNDVRSRQGELM from the exons ATGAACCGATATTTTGATATAGAGTTTGAGCCGCTTCCTTGGCACTGCGATATGGTTTGGGCCGACCAGTTAACCCTTAGAAATCCACCTGCACCTAGGCGTGTCATCGATCTGACCCGTTTCCTTGCTAATACCTCGGAAAAGTGTTTTGACGTCAAGAGCTTGATCCAAGATGATCTTCTCTGTAGATTTAGGTTCTGCAAGAAAGGAGTCGAAGTGGAGGGGGATATAG aagaaaGAATTATGAAGTCCGAAATGCTCCAGAACATGAAGAGGAGGAAAGCTGAGATCGGAGTTTCTTCGAAATCCTTTACCGCTGAGGCCGAAGGGAAGCAGAAGAAAGTGCCCATGGAGTTTGATGGGCAGCCAATGAAGAAAACTCTTAAGGTTACTGCTTCGTTCCCAACCCCCCAGGGCTCTGGGAAGGGGACTCACAGTTCTTCCACAGTTCCTGATAACCGTGATTTCGAAGAGGTCGAGCCGAAGGCATCCCTCGACCACGGGACCTCTTTCATAGCCCATCCCTCCGGATCGAAAGTTCTAAATTTTGTTCGGCACTTGGTATACTCTGAGGATCTTGCCATCGTGAAGGCCGCCACCGACCTTCAGGCCATAGAGGCTATGTCTTTTAATTTTATGCAGATAACTAGTTTTGTTTCTTTTGTATCAATAGTTCTTCTTCAACGAACATATATATTCGCTTCGCAGGCTCTTGTCTGGGGAGGAGAGGTCACTGATCTGATATACGGAGCCCGGGAAATGGCTAGTTCTTCCCAAAAATCTATGAATGACGTTCGCAGCCGACAAGGGGAACTTATGTAG
- the LOC140986900 gene encoding uncharacterized protein isoform X1, which produces MNFTCPRLVMDDKFLWKMQILSTDYRRLQFHSHGKKFCAVTISLCSESGEKRLVVVGGGADGVYGAIRAKTIAPNLHVVVIEKGKPLSKVKLSGGGRCNVTNGYCMVKFSTLLGAFCL; this is translated from the exons ATGAATTTCACCTGCCCGCGGCTCGTCATGGACGATAAATTTCTCTGGAAAATGCAGATTCTCTCCACAGATTATAGACGTCTTCAATTTCATTCGCACGGGAAGAAATTTTGTGCTGTTACAATCTCCTTGTGTTCCGAG TCAGGTGAAAAAAGACTGGTGGTGGTGGGGGGTGGAGCTGATGGTGTGTATGGAGCTATCAGGGCTAAAACTATAGCTCCTAATCTTCATGTTGTTGTGATTGAGAAAGGGAAGCCTTTGTCGAAG GTGAAACTTTCTGGTGGTGGTAGATGCAATGTGACAAATGGGTATTGCATGGTAAAGTTTTCTACGTTATTGGGTGCGTTTTGTTTGTAA
- the LOC140985498 gene encoding LOB domain-containing protein 19-like, protein MTVKGGTTPACAACKYQRRKCTPSCPLAPYFPANQSKVFRNVHRLFGVSNVTKTLRSLESEDQRDDAMKSIIYEAEMRDRFPVYGCSVIICQLRFQLQQAMSDLRAVSSQLRAYKEHPSNNQVDPYSCYWPSAQLEFGGICSNIDVPQLSGNEIIPLADNQFFLNENHEFYMESLENMTRPLMGLNICPDIVNGMNFTPFHAQEREVATLNYEGLQFNMTADDRQSYIETKEACESSSDSSEKNSMQCVHQVSHSELKDAAAGFSLTTYY, encoded by the exons ATGACAGTAAAGGGTGGAACAACCCCAGCCTGTGCTGCGTGCAAGTATCAGAGAAGAAAGTGCACCCCCTCCTGCCCTCTTGCACCATATTTTCCAGCCAACCAGTCAAAAGTATTCCGAAACGTGCACCGATTATTCGGGGTCTCGAATGTCACAAAGACGCTCCGCAGCTTGGAGTCCGAGGATCAAAGGGATGATGCCATGAAATCCATCATATACGAGGCGGAAATGCGAGATAGATTCCCTGTGTACGGCTGTTCCGTGATCATCTGTCAGCTGCGCTTCCAGCTGCAACAAGCCATGTCTGACTTGAGGGCGGTATCGTCGCAGCTCAGGGCATATAAAGAGCATCCATCAAATAACCAAGTGGATCCCTATTCTTGTTACTGGCCTTCGGCCCAACTCGAGTTTGGTGGCATTTGTTCGAATATTGACGTGCCACAGTTGAGTGGGAATGAGATAATACCTTTGGCAGATAACCAATTTTTCTTGAatgaaaatcatgaattttaCATGGAGTCCCTCGAGAACATGACCAGACCATTGATGGGATTAAACATTTGTCCCGATATTGTGAACGGCATGAATTTTACACCATTTCATGcacaagaaagggaagttgcCACCCTAAATTATGAAGGCCTGCAATTTAATATGACAGCTGATGATAGACAATCGTATATCGAGACCAAGGAGGCATGTGAATCAAG CTCGGATTCGTCGGAGAAGAATTCGATGCAGTGTGTGCATCAGGTATCCCATAGTGAGCTCAAGGATGCTGCTGCAGGCTTCAGCCTTACTACGTACTACTAG